One genomic window of Trichlorobacter lovleyi includes the following:
- a CDS encoding nuclear transport factor 2 family protein, giving the protein MIDQAFAHSFANAWIAAWNSHDLEQVLSHYADDFEMHSPVIAQIVGEPSGRLVGKQAVGAYWSQALQLLPDLQFELITVLAGVSSITLYYRGALDRLAAEVFHFGPDGKVIKAFAHYGV; this is encoded by the coding sequence ATGATTGATCAGGCCTTTGCACACAGCTTTGCCAATGCATGGATTGCCGCCTGGAACAGCCACGATCTGGAGCAGGTGCTCAGCCACTATGCCGATGACTTTGAGATGCACTCGCCGGTGATTGCCCAGATTGTGGGTGAACCATCCGGCAGACTGGTGGGCAAGCAGGCGGTGGGGGCCTACTGGAGCCAGGCCCTGCAACTGCTGCCGGATCTGCAGTTTGAACTGATCACCGTACTTGCCGGGGTCAGCAGCATTACCCTCTACTACCGCGGCGCACTGGACCGGCTGGCTGCCGAGGTATTTCACTTCGGCCCGGACGGCAAGGTAATCAAGGCCTTTGCCCATTACGGGGTATAA
- the blaOXA gene encoding class D beta-lactamase, whose product MSRLLLLCLSAVLFLSVSPAVCSDAALARLFSDRALQGTLVLTNRDGSRSYIHDEARANTPLLPASTFKIPNTLIALEVGAARPDTVFLWDGKDKGVPACNRDQTLASAFKNSCVWCYQDLAQRIGTARYRQWLKKIDYGNALSGPELTSFWLSGDLRISAQQQIAFLKKLYRHELPFKAASYDALARIMLVEEKPGYRLYAKTGWAGYGEKITPQIGWYVGYLETGTEVWFFALNMAITKPTEAAYRQQVVLEALKLKGII is encoded by the coding sequence GTGAGCCGGTTACTTTTACTCTGTCTATCTGCCGTGCTGTTCCTTTCAGTAAGCCCGGCCGTCTGCAGCGATGCCGCACTTGCCAGACTGTTCAGTGACCGCGCACTGCAGGGGACCCTGGTGCTGACAAACCGCGATGGCTCCCGCAGCTACATCCATGACGAGGCCCGCGCCAACACACCGCTTTTGCCCGCCTCCACCTTCAAGATCCCCAACACCCTGATTGCGCTGGAAGTCGGGGCTGCCAGGCCGGATACGGTATTTCTCTGGGACGGCAAAGACAAAGGGGTGCCAGCCTGTAACCGGGATCAGACCCTGGCCAGCGCCTTCAAAAACTCCTGCGTCTGGTGTTATCAGGATCTGGCACAACGGATCGGTACCGCCCGCTACCGGCAATGGCTGAAAAAGATCGACTACGGCAATGCCCTATCCGGGCCGGAGCTGACCAGCTTCTGGTTGTCCGGCGATCTACGGATCAGCGCACAACAGCAGATCGCGTTCCTGAAAAAGCTCTACAGGCATGAACTGCCGTTCAAGGCGGCATCCTATGATGCGCTGGCCAGGATTATGCTGGTGGAGGAAAAGCCCGGCTACCGCCTGTACGCCAAGACCGGCTGGGCAGGTTACGGAGAAAAGATTACGCCGCAAATCGGCTGGTACGTGGGCTATCTTGAAACCGGCACAGAGGTCTGGTTCTTTGCCCTGAACATGGCTATAACCAAACCAACAGAGGCAGCCTACCGTCAGCAGGTGGTGCTGGAGGCGCTGAAGCTGAAAGGGATTATCTAG
- a CDS encoding cupin domain-containing protein, which produces MTTKAKNYSAEHIGPFEELLNKDFMGFHGKYFIGRELGLTGCEVSLNRLPAGKYMPFIHSHKKNEELYIVLRGSGMFYVDGDEFPLQEGSLVRVAPEGERGWKAGDEDLYFICIQTEAGSLSQATLEDGKRHDTKASWMQK; this is translated from the coding sequence ATGACAACCAAGGCTAAAAACTACAGCGCAGAACATATCGGACCGTTTGAAGAGCTGCTGAACAAGGATTTCATGGGCTTTCATGGCAAATACTTCATCGGCAGGGAACTGGGCCTGACCGGCTGCGAGGTCTCCCTCAACCGCCTGCCTGCCGGTAAATATATGCCGTTCATCCATAGTCACAAGAAGAACGAAGAGCTGTACATCGTGCTGCGGGGCAGCGGCATGTTCTATGTGGATGGCGATGAATTCCCGCTCCAGGAGGGCAGCCTGGTCCGGGTGGCACCGGAGGGAGAACGGGGCTGGAAGGCCGGGGATGAAGACCTGTACTTCATCTGCATCCAGACCGAGGCCGGCAGCTTGAGTCAGGCCACCCTGGAGGATGGCAAACGTCACGACACCAAGGCATCGTGGATGCAGAAGTAA
- a CDS encoding 4Fe-4S ferredoxin, translating to MDSVIQIEEIIRSFWASHPSNSLHLASGEKAWLEPQLAIARGDDPLFLRNKELIGSFLWTPQEAYALAFPEAPVAAEELRVISYILPQTPETRADQRQETTVPAERWARSRFHGEEFNCELRLHLAAALTQAGYPAVAPERLPGFAYRQSERFGLASNWSERHVAFVAGHGTFGLSDALITRWGKAVRFGSVVSRINLPVTPRAYGDDHHAWCLWYAKGSCGACAKRCPVDAITTANGHDKQACFTYIRETTTPYATTTYGTGATPCGLCQVKIPCEANVPAALTNQIQQWKGKSDDNQG from the coding sequence ATGGATTCAGTCATACAGATTGAAGAGATCATTCGCAGCTTCTGGGCATCGCACCCCAGTAACAGCCTGCACCTTGCAAGCGGTGAAAAGGCTTGGCTGGAACCACAGCTGGCGATAGCGCGGGGAGACGATCCCCTGTTTCTGCGCAACAAAGAGCTGATCGGCTCCTTTCTCTGGACCCCGCAAGAGGCCTATGCCCTGGCATTTCCCGAAGCGCCGGTGGCCGCTGAAGAGCTGCGGGTAATCAGCTATATCCTGCCGCAGACACCGGAAACCCGTGCTGATCAGCGTCAGGAAACCACTGTACCGGCTGAACGCTGGGCCCGCTCACGTTTTCATGGAGAAGAGTTCAACTGCGAACTGCGTCTGCACCTGGCAGCCGCACTCACCCAGGCAGGCTACCCGGCTGTGGCGCCGGAGCGGTTGCCCGGCTTTGCCTACCGCCAGTCGGAACGTTTTGGTCTGGCCTCCAACTGGTCAGAGCGGCATGTGGCCTTCGTTGCCGGACACGGCACCTTTGGCCTTTCAGATGCCCTGATCACCCGCTGGGGCAAGGCCGTTCGCTTCGGTTCGGTGGTGTCGCGCATCAACCTGCCGGTTACCCCACGGGCATACGGTGATGATCATCATGCCTGGTGCCTCTGGTATGCCAAAGGCAGCTGCGGCGCCTGCGCCAAACGTTGTCCGGTTGATGCCATCACCACAGCCAACGGGCATGATAAACAGGCCTGTTTCACCTACATCCGTGAGACAACCACCCCCTATGCAACGACAACCTACGGCACCGGCGCCACCCCCTGCGGCCTGTGTCAGGTCAAGATCCCCTGTGAGGCGAACGTACCGGCTGCACTGACCAACCAGATCCAGCAGTGGAAAGGAAAAAGCGATGACAACCAAGGCTAA
- a CDS encoding nitroreductase family protein has protein sequence METLEAIKTRRSIRKFSDQPVEPEKLQAVLEAVQQAPSWSNKQCWSLVVVQDQQLRASISELSFVESFFSTYGYKSNPAQKGLAQAPIVLVACADPQQSGDLRGEQYFMADLGIASQNLMLAAHDLGLGTVFVGVFDEEQLKGLLGIPPQTRIVGLFPLGYPATEAKGGPPRKPLAEFVHYGTW, from the coding sequence ATGGAAACCCTGGAAGCGATCAAGACCCGCAGAAGTATCCGCAAATTTTCCGATCAGCCGGTTGAACCGGAAAAGCTGCAGGCGGTGCTGGAGGCGGTGCAACAGGCCCCCTCCTGGTCAAACAAGCAGTGCTGGAGCCTGGTGGTGGTGCAGGACCAACAGCTGCGCGCCAGCATCAGCGAGCTGTCGTTTGTGGAATCGTTCTTCAGCACCTATGGTTACAAGAGCAACCCGGCCCAGAAAGGGCTGGCCCAGGCGCCGATCGTGCTGGTGGCCTGTGCTGATCCGCAACAGTCCGGCGACCTGCGCGGTGAGCAGTACTTTATGGCCGACCTGGGGATTGCCAGCCAGAACCTGATGCTGGCTGCCCATGACCTGGGGCTGGGCACGGTCTTTGTGGGGGTGTTTGATGAGGAGCAGCTCAAAGGCCTGCTGGGGATTCCGCCCCAGACCCGGATTGTGGGCCTGTTTCCCCTGGGTTACCCGGCCACTGAGGCCAAGGGAGGCCCACCCCGCAAGCCGCTTGCTGAGTTTGTGCATTACGGAACATGGTAA
- a CDS encoding nitroreductase family protein, translating into MSLVSIDHGRCRRDGACSAVCPAGLFENDPEGFPQFHADGEQRCIRCGHCVAVCGYDALQHEELPLHEAALLDSSLQLDLTALNQLLQARRSVREFKAEPVPQALVREAIEIARWAPSAVNRQPVEWLVIQNPAEVRKLAGLVAEYLRQIVEPRYAHYITMWDQGKDPFLRSAPHLLVIHAPDDWGWSTVDSTIALTQFELAACARGIGTCWAGFLMRAAAGHQPLREALGIPEGHSVTGALMYGLPRYRYHRIPPRQAARVTWR; encoded by the coding sequence ATGAGCCTTGTCAGCATTGATCATGGCCGCTGCCGGCGGGATGGCGCCTGCAGCGCGGTCTGCCCGGCAGGGCTGTTTGAGAACGACCCGGAGGGCTTCCCGCAGTTCCATGCAGACGGTGAGCAGCGCTGTATCAGGTGCGGCCACTGTGTGGCGGTCTGTGGATATGATGCGCTGCAGCACGAAGAGCTGCCGCTGCACGAGGCAGCCCTGCTGGACAGCAGTCTGCAGCTTGATCTGACAGCCCTGAACCAGCTGCTGCAGGCCCGGCGTTCGGTCCGGGAGTTCAAGGCCGAGCCGGTGCCGCAGGCCTTGGTCAGGGAGGCGATCGAGATTGCCCGCTGGGCCCCCTCGGCTGTCAACCGCCAGCCGGTTGAGTGGCTGGTGATCCAGAACCCGGCTGAGGTCAGGAAACTGGCCGGCCTGGTGGCCGAGTACCTGCGGCAGATCGTTGAACCACGCTATGCCCATTACATCACCATGTGGGACCAGGGCAAGGACCCGTTCCTGCGCAGTGCGCCCCATCTGCTGGTAATCCACGCGCCGGACGACTGGGGCTGGAGCACCGTGGACAGCACCATTGCCCTGACCCAGTTTGAGCTGGCAGCCTGCGCACGCGGCATCGGCACCTGCTGGGCCGGCTTTCTGATGCGGGCAGCAGCGGGGCACCAGCCCCTGCGGGAGGCCCTGGGGATCCCGGAAGGCCATAGCGTCACCGGGGCGCTGATGTACGGTCTGCCCCGCTACCGCTATCACCGTATCCCGCCGCGCCAGGCAGCGCGGGTCACCTGGCGTTAA
- a CDS encoding NAD(P)H-dependent oxidoreductase — MVLASPVYYGDITMQLKGFVDRSYSYLVPDYITNPQPSRLSSKKLVFIQTQGQPEEAMFGDIFPRYDFFLKWMGFTETSLIRACGIGPASVDAVPDQVLQQAEAVARQLMNAPGRQA; from the coding sequence GTGGTGCTGGCCTCGCCGGTCTATTACGGCGACATCACCATGCAGCTCAAGGGGTTTGTTGATCGCAGCTACTCCTATCTGGTGCCGGACTACATCACCAATCCGCAGCCCAGCCGGCTTTCTTCCAAAAAACTGGTCTTTATCCAGACCCAGGGGCAGCCTGAAGAGGCGATGTTCGGAGATATCTTCCCACGCTACGACTTTTTCCTGAAATGGATGGGTTTCACGGAGACCAGCCTGATCCGGGCCTGCGGCATCGGACCGGCCTCTGTGGATGCCGTGCCTGATCAGGTCCTGCAGCAGGCCGAGGCTGTGGCGCGCCAGCTCATGAACGCACCTGGGAGGCAAGCATGA
- a CDS encoding flavin reductase family protein, with the protein MKQSVGAKTLAMPTPVWLVGSYDADNKPNIMTIAWGGICCSTPPCVTVSLRKATHSYAAIEARKAFTVSIPSAEQVAQADFCGIASGRDTDKFGACTWTPVKSELVDAPYVSEAPLVIECRLLHTLEIGLHTQFVGEIVDIKADETVLGAKGYPDITKVKPFIWDAAHRRYFGLGDYLGTAWEIGKTITTEEQP; encoded by the coding sequence ATGAAACAATCAGTGGGAGCAAAAACCCTGGCCATGCCGACCCCGGTCTGGCTGGTGGGCAGCTATGATGCCGACAACAAACCCAACATCATGACCATCGCCTGGGGCGGCATCTGCTGTTCTACTCCGCCCTGCGTGACGGTCTCCCTGCGCAAGGCCACCCACAGCTATGCCGCCATTGAGGCCCGCAAGGCCTTTACCGTCAGCATCCCTTCGGCAGAGCAGGTGGCACAGGCGGACTTCTGCGGGATCGCCTCGGGCCGCGATACGGACAAATTCGGCGCCTGCACCTGGACCCCGGTCAAGAGCGAACTGGTGGATGCCCCCTACGTGAGTGAGGCACCGCTGGTGATTGAATGCCGCCTGCTGCACACCCTGGAAATCGGCCTGCACACCCAGTTTGTGGGGGAGATCGTGGATATCAAGGCCGACGAAACCGTGCTGGGTGCCAAGGGCTACCCGGATATCACCAAGGTCAAGCCGTTCATCTGGGATGCAGCCCACCGCCGCTATTTCGGCCTGGGTGACTACCTTGGCACGGCCTGGGAGATCGGTAAAACCATCACAACGGAGGAACAACCATGA
- a CDS encoding TetR/AcrR family transcriptional regulator, with amino-acid sequence MEKKDTRSDIIKIGTELISRQGYNATGIEMVLKEAGVPKGSFYHYFKSKEEFGLAVMDVFADYYSQRMTALLQDTTMPPLGRIRTLLEGSLERFSRNQCSKGCLIGNLGQEMADQNERFRARLDEIFADWKQLFAACLQEAQQSGSLRADCECELMASFILSGWEGAILRAKVMKSPQPLQDFIQILFSQTLS; translated from the coding sequence ATGGAAAAGAAAGACACCCGCAGCGATATCATCAAAATCGGTACCGAGCTGATCTCCCGCCAGGGCTACAACGCCACCGGCATCGAGATGGTGCTGAAAGAGGCCGGAGTACCCAAGGGCTCCTTCTACCACTACTTCAAGAGCAAGGAGGAATTCGGCCTGGCAGTGATGGACGTCTTTGCCGACTACTACAGCCAGCGCATGACCGCCTTGCTGCAGGACACGACAATGCCGCCCCTGGGACGTATCCGCACCCTGCTGGAGGGTTCCCTGGAACGGTTCAGCCGCAACCAGTGCAGCAAAGGTTGCCTGATCGGCAACCTGGGCCAGGAGATGGCGGATCAGAACGAGCGTTTCCGTGCCCGGCTGGATGAGATCTTTGCCGACTGGAAGCAGCTGTTTGCCGCCTGCCTGCAGGAGGCCCAACAGTCGGGCAGCCTGCGGGCCGATTGCGAGTGCGAGCTCATGGCCTCCTTTATCCTGTCCGGCTGGGAAGGGGCGATCCTGCGGGCCAAGGTGATGAAATCGCCGCAGCCGCTGCAGGACTTTATCCAGATCCTGTTTTCCCAGACCTTGAGCTGA
- a CDS encoding 2Fe-2S iron-sulfur cluster-binding protein: MVMTVDGKQLVGRAGTVLLQVLREQGIELPSLCYQPHTGYQGRCSLCIVEQLCGAGWQTHHACRLPCSDGLVIRTDSPALREQRALVARLLLERGPFSNQAVGQLLKELVAAAPLDWNSGRETADQHEQGDLQRAMPAGCILCGCCIALCAKIGRHKLTFLGRGRNLAVSYVAGPHDHDGCGGCRACSLVCPTGYIRGNGSNTFSARLYRALEPS, encoded by the coding sequence ATGGTGATGACCGTTGACGGAAAACAGCTGGTCGGCCGCGCTGGAACGGTGCTGCTGCAGGTACTCCGGGAACAGGGAATCGAGCTGCCGTCACTTTGTTACCAGCCGCATACGGGCTACCAGGGACGTTGCAGTCTGTGCATTGTCGAGCAGTTGTGCGGGGCCGGCTGGCAGACGCACCATGCCTGCAGGCTGCCCTGCTCAGACGGCCTGGTTATCCGGACTGACTCCCCGGCACTTCGGGAACAGCGTGCATTAGTGGCCCGTCTGCTACTGGAACGGGGACCGTTCAGCAACCAAGCGGTTGGACAGCTACTCAAGGAACTCGTGGCAGCGGCACCGCTTGACTGGAATTCCGGCAGGGAAACAGCTGATCAGCATGAGCAGGGTGATCTGCAGCGCGCCATGCCGGCAGGGTGTATTCTGTGCGGCTGCTGCATCGCTCTGTGCGCCAAAATTGGCCGCCATAAACTGACGTTTCTTGGTAGAGGCAGAAACCTTGCAGTCAGCTACGTTGCCGGCCCGCACGATCACGACGGCTGCGGCGGCTGCCGTGCCTGCAGCCTTGTCTGCCCCACCGGCTATATCCGTGGAAATGGAAGCAACACCTTCAGCGCACGCCTATATCGTGCGCTAGAACCATCCTGA
- a CDS encoding NADH-ubiquinone oxidoreductase-F iron-sulfur binding region domain-containing protein — protein sequence MIAPAIDPTALKGGITAGLQIDGRMLSEAWTEPAPERAPIVDFLTSRQGLTDIPDLLADLAAKGHELLCPGSMSRIGIGAATCGLAAGAGERAAVLSARHDFANHTVVRKVGCIGACFCEPLVDVRTPDGRHYLFGKVDKSGTWPIIHTAKEQRLQKGAWLVLREREPGFLTSFDDLLVEKVINHDLADFFACQRRLISGNCGLIDPENLAEYIATGGYFAAAKALLEQQPADLIAEIAASGLRGRGGGGFPTGAKWEMAAKTGSSTKIVIANADEGDPGAYMDRTLMESDPHRVLEGIMLAAYAIRVQQAHIFIRHEYPLAIRRMRHAITSARAAGLLGNNILGSDFSLEIGITTNAGAFVCGEETALLSVMEGKRGEPSRRPPYPAEAGLNGHPTVINNIETFANVPWIMTHGSARYREAGTAASPGTKIFCLTGDVSRSGFVEVPLGIGVTTVIEKIGGAPPDPIKAIQIGGPSGGIVPYGSFNLDYETMAALGGMIGSGGLVVLNNACCLVDLVQHMVGFMADESCGRCLICRDGLARLEQLLHDLTEHRGNDATVSAIEQLSHAICNLSLCGLGRSAVHPVFTTLRFFRQEYEQHARGECPAAYCSALIRLKIVPSRCTDNQICYELCPQRAIQLDPGRGPERYRFDHAQCTRCRLCLDSCPHGAIVAVSGEDT from the coding sequence ATGATAGCCCCAGCGATTGATCCAACAGCTCTCAAGGGCGGGATAACAGCCGGACTCCAGATTGACGGCCGGATGCTGTCGGAGGCATGGACTGAACCGGCGCCCGAAAGGGCTCCAATCGTAGATTTTCTTACAAGCCGACAGGGGCTGACGGATATTCCCGATCTACTTGCTGATCTGGCTGCCAAGGGACATGAGCTGCTTTGCCCCGGAAGCATGTCACGCATCGGTATCGGTGCTGCCACCTGCGGACTGGCGGCAGGGGCCGGGGAACGTGCTGCGGTGCTGTCTGCTCGCCATGATTTTGCCAACCATACGGTTGTCCGCAAGGTCGGCTGCATTGGCGCCTGTTTTTGCGAACCCCTGGTCGATGTCAGGACACCTGATGGACGGCACTATCTCTTTGGCAAAGTAGATAAAAGCGGTACCTGGCCGATCATTCACACTGCCAAGGAGCAACGCCTGCAAAAAGGTGCCTGGCTGGTACTCCGCGAGCGGGAACCGGGCTTTTTGACCAGTTTTGACGACTTGCTCGTAGAGAAGGTGATTAATCATGATCTGGCAGATTTTTTTGCCTGCCAGCGCCGGCTTATCAGCGGCAACTGCGGCTTGATCGACCCTGAAAACCTTGCTGAATACATCGCTACCGGTGGTTACTTTGCCGCAGCCAAGGCGCTGCTTGAACAGCAGCCCGCTGATCTCATAGCAGAAATAGCGGCTTCAGGCTTACGCGGGCGTGGCGGCGGCGGGTTTCCCACCGGCGCCAAGTGGGAAATGGCTGCCAAAACCGGCAGCAGCACAAAAATCGTTATAGCCAATGCGGATGAGGGAGATCCCGGCGCGTACATGGACCGTACGCTGATGGAAAGCGATCCGCACCGTGTGCTTGAAGGTATCATGCTGGCGGCCTATGCCATCCGGGTACAGCAGGCGCATATCTTTATCAGGCATGAGTACCCCCTGGCAATCCGTCGCATGCGGCATGCCATTACCTCAGCCCGCGCAGCCGGGCTCTTGGGCAATAACATCCTGGGCAGCGATTTCTCGTTGGAAATCGGCATTACAACAAATGCCGGTGCCTTTGTCTGTGGTGAGGAAACGGCCCTGCTCAGCGTTATGGAAGGGAAACGGGGCGAGCCGAGCCGTCGTCCACCGTATCCGGCTGAGGCTGGCCTCAATGGTCACCCTACCGTGATCAACAACATAGAAACCTTTGCAAATGTGCCCTGGATAATGACACATGGTTCCGCCAGATACCGTGAGGCAGGGACCGCAGCAAGCCCTGGAACCAAAATTTTCTGCCTTACCGGTGATGTCAGCCGGAGCGGTTTCGTTGAAGTTCCTTTAGGGATTGGGGTGACGACGGTTATTGAAAAAATCGGAGGTGCCCCCCCGGACCCGATCAAAGCAATCCAGATCGGCGGACCGTCCGGGGGGATCGTCCCCTACGGCAGCTTTAATCTTGATTATGAAACGATGGCCGCGCTTGGGGGTATGATCGGCTCAGGCGGCTTGGTGGTGCTGAACAACGCCTGCTGTCTGGTTGATCTGGTACAGCATATGGTCGGCTTTATGGCCGATGAATCCTGCGGACGTTGCCTGATCTGCCGTGATGGGCTGGCGCGGCTCGAACAGCTGCTGCACGACCTGACAGAACACCGGGGAAACGACGCTACAGTTTCGGCTATTGAGCAACTCAGCCATGCCATCTGCAACCTGTCTTTGTGCGGCCTGGGGCGCTCTGCCGTGCATCCGGTGTTTACAACGCTACGGTTTTTCCGGCAGGAATACGAGCAGCACGCACGGGGCGAGTGCCCGGCAGCATATTGCAGTGCCCTGATCCGGCTGAAGATTGTTCCCTCACGCTGTACCGACAACCAGATCTGCTATGAACTCTGTCCGCAACGCGCCATACAGCTGGATCCCGGCCGGGGCCCGGAACGCTATCGCTTTGACCATGCACAGTGCACCCGCTGCCGTTTGTGTCTTGACAGTTGTCCTCACGGCGCAATCGTGGCGGTCTCTGGGGAGGATACCTGA
- a CDS encoding NAD(P)H-dependent oxidoreductase subunit E yields MTTFENGQVGEIEQVFQALAGTDRQVVNVLNTIQEHYGYLPEQSLHDVSRQFGIPLANLYGLVSFFSGLRTRPVGRNQIAVCCGTACYARGSEKVFTRLKETMQLDADGTSEDGFVTISKVPCVGACSLAPVLSVNGVLEGKIKPLQVTARLEELQRNDSPSD; encoded by the coding sequence ATGACTACCTTTGAAAATGGGCAGGTTGGAGAGATCGAGCAGGTTTTTCAGGCGCTGGCCGGAACAGACCGGCAAGTCGTAAATGTGCTGAACACCATTCAAGAGCACTATGGCTATCTCCCAGAACAAAGCCTGCATGATGTATCGAGACAGTTTGGCATACCGCTTGCCAATCTTTACGGTTTAGTAAGTTTTTTTAGTGGGTTGCGGACACGCCCTGTCGGAAGAAACCAGATTGCGGTCTGCTGTGGTACTGCGTGCTATGCACGCGGGTCAGAAAAAGTATTTACGCGGTTGAAAGAAACCATGCAGCTGGACGCAGACGGAACCTCAGAAGACGGCTTTGTCACCATCAGCAAAGTGCCCTGTGTCGGGGCATGCAGCCTGGCCCCGGTTCTCAGCGTCAATGGGGTCCTCGAGGGGAAGATAAAGCCGCTGCAGGTAACGGCAAGGCTAGAGGAGTTGCAGCGTAATGATAGCCCCAGCGATTGA
- a CDS encoding LrgB family protein produces MNSDMVQLWCYLSTSPLLWLTVTLLAYQLGTWCFQRCGCSQLLNPVLTAVLVLVLLLKLSGTNYQTYFRGAQFIHFLLGPATVALAIPLYREVAVIRKTFVPIIVALFAGSLAAILSAVGIAWLLGGERILLLTLSPKSVTTPIAMGISEQIGGLPALTAVAVVLTGITGVVIGDLVLNWMKVHDETARGMAFGIASHGIGTAHAMHKSRVTGAFSALAMALNGLLTALLLPLLISLLR; encoded by the coding sequence ATGAACAGTGATATGGTACAACTCTGGTGTTACCTGTCCACCAGCCCGCTGTTGTGGCTGACCGTGACCCTGCTGGCTTATCAGCTGGGGACCTGGTGTTTCCAGCGCTGCGGCTGCAGCCAGCTCCTCAATCCGGTGCTGACCGCAGTCCTGGTATTGGTCCTGTTGCTGAAGCTGAGTGGTACCAACTACCAGACCTATTTTCGCGGGGCTCAGTTCATCCACTTCCTGCTGGGACCGGCCACGGTTGCCCTGGCAATTCCGCTCTACCGGGAGGTTGCCGTGATCCGCAAGACCTTTGTGCCGATCATCGTCGCCCTGTTTGCCGGTTCACTGGCCGCCATACTCAGCGCAGTCGGGATCGCCTGGCTGCTGGGGGGTGAGCGGATACTGCTGTTAACCCTCTCCCCCAAGTCGGTCACCACACCGATTGCCATGGGGATCTCCGAGCAGATCGGCGGCCTGCCTGCCCTGACCGCGGTTGCGGTGGTGCTGACCGGCATCACCGGCGTTGTGATCGGCGATCTGGTGCTCAACTGGATGAAGGTGCATGACGAGACAGCCCGCGGCATGGCCTTCGGGATCGCCTCCCACGGGATCGGCACCGCCCATGCCATGCACAAAAGCCGGGTGACCGGCGCCTTTTCGGCACTGGCAATGGCCTTGAACGGCCTGCTTACGGCACTGCTGCTGCCGCTGCTGATCAGCCTGCTGCGCTGA